A region from the Melioribacter roseus P3M-2 genome encodes:
- the dut gene encoding dUTP diphosphatase — MEKIQIKIQRIDKKFSDIELPAYATPGSSGLDLRAAVEDLLIIEKGKVALVPTNLRAEIPEGYEIQIRPRSGLAANHGIGVLNSPGTIDSDYRGEIKVILFNFGDSDFVINRGDRIAQMVISKVYYADILETEELNESVRGEGGFGHTGSK; from the coding sequence GTGGAAAAAATTCAAATTAAAATTCAAAGAATAGATAAAAAATTTAGCGACATAGAATTGCCCGCTTATGCCACGCCGGGAAGCAGCGGACTCGATTTAAGAGCCGCAGTGGAAGACTTATTGATAATCGAAAAGGGAAAGGTTGCTCTGGTGCCTACAAATTTACGCGCCGAAATTCCCGAAGGATACGAAATTCAGATAAGACCGAGGAGCGGTTTGGCGGCAAATCACGGTATCGGAGTATTGAATTCGCCCGGAACGATCGACTCGGATTACAGGGGTGAAATTAAAGTTATACTTTTCAATTTCGGGGATTCGGATTTTGTAATAAACCGCGGCGACCGAATCGCTCAAATGGTTATATCAAAAGTTTATTATGCCGATATTCTTGAAACTGAAGAGCTTAACGAAAGCGTACGAGGCGAAGGCGGTTTCGGTCATACGGGCAGCAAATAA
- a CDS encoding lipopolysaccharide biosynthesis protein — MFDKIKELTKDTVIYGISTIVGRFLNFLLVPFYTNVFEPRDVGIYSNIYAYIAFLNVVFIYGMDAAFMKYNSAAADKDKKLTYSTAYLFLTITSLILSALLYLGKDGMIRLMEIPNTYEHLYNYLIFIILFDTLAIVPFANLRLQRKSLKFTLIKLGNISLNILLNLVLVLKLKMDIEAIFIANLAASAFSFIVLLPDIYKNFEFRIDGGYLKLMLKFAIPYLPASMAATLVQVVDRPIVLALTDEKTLGIYQASYKLGIFMMLIVQMFQFAWQPFLLINSKEENAKEIFSKVLTLFLIAASLMWIVLSLFIEDIATIRFWGGVSLIGYKYWSGLAIVPIILLAYIFHGMYVNFQAGLYIEEKTKYFPIVTGSGALVNIVSNFLLIPFWGIMGAALATLFSYITMALALFYFSQKVYRIKYEYGKIARLMSLIFSATVAYYLLYYNGILNIPVKILLLFVFVTILFIAKIVDINELSVLTKRLVKRK; from the coding sequence ATGTTCGATAAAATAAAAGAATTAACAAAAGACACGGTCATTTACGGCATCAGTACTATTGTGGGAAGATTTCTTAATTTCCTTCTGGTGCCGTTTTACACTAATGTATTCGAGCCCCGGGATGTCGGAATCTATTCGAACATATATGCATACATCGCGTTTTTAAATGTGGTGTTCATATACGGAATGGACGCCGCGTTTATGAAATATAATTCGGCGGCCGCCGACAAAGACAAAAAGCTTACCTATTCAACCGCATATCTTTTCCTGACGATTACATCGTTAATTTTATCGGCGCTTCTTTACCTGGGAAAAGACGGCATGATTCGGCTGATGGAAATTCCCAATACGTACGAACATCTTTACAACTACCTGATATTCATAATTCTCTTCGATACGTTGGCGATAGTGCCGTTTGCAAATTTACGCTTGCAGCGCAAGTCGCTCAAGTTTACTTTGATCAAGCTCGGCAACATTTCGTTAAACATATTATTGAATCTCGTTCTTGTACTCAAATTAAAAATGGATATTGAAGCAATATTCATAGCCAATCTGGCGGCATCGGCTTTTTCTTTTATAGTATTGCTTCCCGATATTTATAAAAATTTTGAATTCAGGATCGACGGCGGATATTTGAAACTTATGTTGAAATTTGCAATACCGTATTTGCCGGCGAGTATGGCCGCTACTCTGGTACAGGTGGTGGATCGTCCGATAGTGCTGGCATTGACCGACGAAAAAACGCTCGGTATTTATCAGGCGAGTTATAAACTCGGAATCTTTATGATGCTGATAGTGCAGATGTTCCAGTTTGCATGGCAGCCTTTTTTACTTATTAATTCAAAAGAAGAAAACGCCAAGGAAATATTTTCAAAAGTATTGACTTTGTTTTTAATAGCCGCGTCTCTAATGTGGATTGTGCTGTCGTTGTTCATTGAAGATATAGCCACAATTCGCTTTTGGGGCGGAGTAAGTCTTATCGGTTATAAATACTGGAGCGGTCTGGCGATAGTTCCCATAATCTTGTTAGCTTACATTTTCCACGGGATGTACGTCAATTTTCAGGCGGGGCTTTATATCGAAGAAAAAACGAAATATTTTCCGATAGTGACGGGAAGCGGCGCCCTTGTAAATATTGTCTCGAATTTCCTGTTAATTCCTTTTTGGGGAATTATGGGAGCGGCTCTGGCTACTCTTTTCAGTTATATTACAATGGCTCTTGCTCTCTTTTATTTCTCTCAAAAAGTTTACCGCATAAAATACGAATACGGTAAAATTGCAAGATTGATGTCATTGATCTTTTCCGCTACTGTGGCTTATTATTTGTTATATTATAACGGTATTCTTAACATTCCAGTCAAAATCCTTCTTCTGTTTGTATTCGTTACAATTCTGTTTATCGCAAAAATTGTCGATATCAATGAATTATCCGTTTTAACGAAACGCCTTGTAAAAAGGAAATAA
- a CDS encoding acyl-CoA thioesterase, producing the protein MLSYTTEIRVRYADTDKMQFVYNGKYLEYFEVGRTELLRSTGLAYSEVEKNGYQLPLIEAKVQYFSPATYDDILQITASLSQLHSPRVHIEYEIKRKEDGTLIARGYTTHVFIRADTKKAVRPPKIYVEALKKYFE; encoded by the coding sequence ATGCTCTCTTATACAACTGAAATCAGAGTACGTTATGCCGATACGGACAAAATGCAGTTTGTCTATAACGGCAAATATCTCGAATATTTTGAAGTAGGCAGAACGGAACTGCTCCGTTCGACGGGACTGGCATATTCGGAAGTGGAAAAAAACGGTTATCAACTGCCGCTAATCGAAGCGAAAGTTCAATACTTTTCGCCCGCCACTTACGACGATATACTGCAAATAACCGCGTCGCTCAGCCAACTCCATTCGCCTCGCGTCCATATCGAATACGAAATCAAACGCAAAGAAGACGGAACGCTTATTGCCAGGGGATACACAACGCACGTCTTCATAAGAGCCGATACCAAAAAAGCCGTTCGTCCTCCTAAAATTTACGTAGAGGCTTTGAAAAAATATTTCGAATGA
- a CDS encoding acetyl-CoA carboxylase carboxyltransferase subunit alpha encodes MAKNTLDFEKPIVELENKIDEMKKYEGQLDISGEVKKLEEKVEELKKNIYQNLTRWQKVQLARHPERPSTLDYIYMMTTDFVELHGDRLFKDDKAIVGGFAKLDGQKVMIIGHQKGRDTKSNLYRNFGMPNPEGYRKALRLMKLAEKFNKPVITMLDTPGAYPGLEAEQRGQAEAIARNLLEMSRLKVPIIVVIIGEGASGGALGIGVGDRILMLQNTWYSVISPESCSSILWRSWDFKEQAAEALKLTAGDLLEQGIIDRIIEEPLGGAHKDPQKMADILKDILKEELNALIKIKPDKLIQNRLEKFGKMGVYEE; translated from the coding sequence ATGGCAAAAAATACGCTCGATTTCGAAAAGCCAATCGTCGAATTGGAAAATAAAATCGATGAAATGAAAAAATACGAGGGACAACTCGATATTTCGGGTGAAGTGAAAAAATTAGAAGAAAAGGTAGAAGAACTGAAAAAGAATATTTATCAGAACTTAACACGCTGGCAGAAAGTCCAGCTGGCGCGCCACCCCGAAAGACCTTCCACTCTCGATTATATTTATATGATGACTACGGATTTCGTGGAACTGCACGGCGACCGACTTTTTAAGGACGATAAAGCGATTGTCGGCGGTTTTGCAAAACTCGACGGTCAAAAGGTAATGATAATCGGTCATCAAAAGGGGCGAGACACAAAATCGAATCTGTACCGCAATTTCGGAATGCCGAATCCGGAAGGATATCGTAAAGCGCTCAGACTGATGAAACTTGCGGAAAAATTCAACAAACCGGTAATTACTATGCTCGACACGCCGGGCGCATATCCCGGATTGGAAGCCGAACAACGGGGACAGGCAGAAGCAATTGCGAGAAATCTTCTCGAAATGAGCAGGCTTAAAGTACCGATAATCGTTGTCATTATAGGCGAAGGCGCCAGCGGCGGCGCTCTCGGCATCGGCGTGGGCGACAGAATTTTAATGCTGCAAAATACCTGGTACTCGGTTATCAGTCCCGAATCGTGCTCCAGTATTTTGTGGCGCAGTTGGGATTTTAAAGAACAGGCGGCGGAAGCTCTTAAATTGACCGCTGGTGATTTGCTGGAGCAGGGTATAATAGACAGAATTATTGAGGAACCCCTCGGCGGCGCTCATAAAGATCCCCAAAAAATGGCTGATATTCTTAAAGATATTCTCAAAGAAGAATTGAACGCCCTTATAAAAATTAAACCCGATAAGTTAATACAAAACAGGCTCGAAAAATTTGGCAAAATGGGCGTTTACGAAGAATGA
- a CDS encoding glycosyltransferase, with translation MIDLSIIIVNYNVKEFLLNLLESIRKASDNLSIETIVVDNASEDGSVEAIQTKFPEVILIANEKNLGFGAANNIALEKARGKYLLLLNPDTIVKEDTFRKMIDFFDKNPNAGIAGCKVLNPDGTLQLACRRSFPGPWTSFTKVMGLSSLFPKSKLFARYNLTFLDENQTYEVDAVSGAFMMLRREVYEKIGGFDPQFFMYGEDLDLCYRTQQAGYKVYYVHSTEIFHYKGESTKRSSIDETKYFYDAMHLFVKKHLSSSFIVQGILRLAIFVRKLIAFANVYKLILLSVLFDFILMSGAVYLAEKIYANEHWLGFPGYAKPWVYFIPALLQIFISAAAGAYKKNALSVLRSLIALVYGLIILSALTYFFKQFAFSRAVVLITYGFSFITFSLWRIILKVSTGLGLVSESRKARTLIVASPAKAAELASKLKSNIVSLYQVTGFISTDRKKIGDVVGGYRVIGSLDNLRKVIAEHKIEKVIFSSDEINYDQIFYAVSESQGLNVDFMVSGKELDYLVGKSSVTMLEDLPLLKINYNISSFGHRITKLIFDKILSLIFILLLIYPFIYLAEKFRKGKGSKGDFSNFVLQIPQVLKGRKSFVGPKKSSYYGDLYVGKPGLTGLWYVENINPDDEVELKSLDLFYAKNQNIWLDLEILGRTFSKMILRTE, from the coding sequence ATGATCGACCTTTCAATAATCATAGTAAATTATAACGTAAAGGAATTTCTTCTCAATCTGCTCGAATCGATACGCAAAGCGTCTGATAACCTTTCGATTGAAACGATTGTGGTCGACAACGCTTCGGAAGACGGCAGCGTTGAAGCCATTCAGACCAAATTTCCGGAGGTAATTTTAATTGCCAACGAAAAAAACTTAGGCTTCGGAGCGGCGAACAACATTGCTCTGGAAAAAGCGCGCGGCAAGTATCTACTTTTACTCAATCCGGACACTATCGTGAAAGAGGATACATTCAGGAAAATGATCGACTTTTTCGATAAGAATCCCAACGCCGGTATAGCCGGCTGCAAAGTTTTAAATCCGGACGGCACGCTGCAACTTGCTTGCCGGCGCAGTTTCCCGGGACCCTGGACGTCTTTTACAAAGGTGATGGGACTTAGCAGTCTCTTTCCAAAAAGCAAATTATTCGCAAGATATAACCTTACTTTTCTGGACGAAAATCAAACGTACGAAGTGGATGCGGTGAGCGGCGCTTTTATGATGTTGCGGCGCGAAGTTTACGAAAAAATCGGCGGATTCGATCCTCAGTTTTTTATGTATGGCGAAGACCTCGACCTCTGTTACAGAACTCAACAGGCGGGTTATAAAGTTTATTACGTTCACTCGACTGAAATTTTTCATTACAAAGGCGAGAGTACAAAAAGGAGCAGTATAGACGAAACGAAATATTTTTACGATGCAATGCATCTCTTCGTCAAAAAGCATTTGTCGTCGTCGTTCATTGTGCAGGGAATCCTGAGGTTAGCCATTTTCGTCCGCAAATTAATTGCTTTTGCCAATGTCTATAAGCTTATTCTTTTAAGCGTCCTGTTCGATTTTATTTTGATGAGCGGAGCGGTTTACCTTGCGGAAAAAATATATGCCAACGAACACTGGCTCGGATTTCCCGGCTATGCAAAACCGTGGGTCTATTTTATTCCTGCGTTATTGCAAATATTTATTTCCGCCGCTGCGGGAGCGTACAAGAAAAACGCGCTGTCGGTTCTTAGAAGTTTAATTGCCCTCGTTTACGGATTGATAATACTTTCCGCATTGACATATTTCTTCAAACAATTCGCTTTCAGCCGCGCCGTGGTGTTGATAACATACGGATTTTCTTTTATTACTTTTTCTTTATGGCGTATTATTTTAAAAGTTTCTACGGGTTTGGGACTTGTAAGCGAATCGCGCAAAGCGAGAACCCTTATTGTAGCTTCGCCCGCCAAAGCGGCCGAGCTGGCTTCCAAACTTAAATCGAATATAGTTTCGTTGTATCAGGTAACCGGTTTTATATCCACGGACAGAAAGAAAATAGGAGATGTTGTAGGCGGTTATAGAGTAATCGGGTCGCTCGATAATTTACGGAAAGTAATCGCCGAACATAAAATTGAAAAGGTAATCTTTTCATCGGACGAAATTAATTACGACCAGATATTTTACGCTGTCTCGGAATCGCAGGGTTTAAATGTCGATTTTATGGTCTCGGGAAAAGAACTCGACTATCTTGTGGGTAAATCTTCGGTAACGATGCTCGAAGATCTGCCGCTCTTAAAAATTAATTATAACATTTCTTCATTCGGGCATCGTATTACGAAACTGATATTCGATAAAATTTTGAGTTTAATCTTCATTTTGCTATTAATATATCCTTTCATATATTTAGCCGAAAAATTCAGGAAGGGAAAAGGCTCTAAAGGGGATTTCAGCAATTTTGTTCTGCAAATTCCGCAGGTACTTAAAGGCAGGAAGAGTTTTGTAGGTCCCAAAAAGAGTTCGTATTACGGCGACCTCTACGTAGGCAAACCCGGATTGACGGGGCTCTGGTATGTTGAAAATATTAATCCCGACGACGAAGTGGAACTAAAAAGTCTCGACCTGTTTTACGCTAAGAACCAGAATATCTGGCTCGACCTGGAAATACTGGGCAGAACATTTTCCAAAATGATATTAAGGACGGAGTAA
- a CDS encoding polyprenol monophosphomannose synthase produces the protein MKTLVIIPTYNELDNVRKLIPYILEKYPELNVLVVDDNSPDGTSDYVKELSDKDSRVFLIKREKKSGLGTAYVEGFKFMLKNGYDAVIQMDADFSHDPDEIKNFLEKIKDYDLVIGSRYINGVRVINWPISRLLLSYFANVYTRVITCMPVKDATGGFKCFRREVLQSIDLDKIKSNGYSFQIEMNFHAWKKNFKITEIPITFADRVQGTSKMSRKIVREAVFMVWKLRFQSLLGLKN, from the coding sequence ATGAAAACTCTTGTAATCATACCGACTTATAATGAGCTCGATAATGTCAGGAAGCTAATTCCTTATATTCTCGAAAAATATCCCGAATTGAATGTCTTGGTTGTCGACGATAATTCGCCCGACGGAACTTCGGACTACGTAAAGGAACTTTCCGATAAAGACAGCAGGGTTTTTCTTATTAAAAGAGAAAAAAAATCGGGACTCGGCACGGCATACGTCGAAGGTTTTAAGTTTATGCTTAAAAACGGATACGACGCAGTAATTCAAATGGACGCGGATTTTTCGCACGATCCCGACGAAATAAAGAATTTTCTCGAAAAGATCAAAGATTACGACCTTGTTATAGGAAGCCGCTATATTAACGGCGTAAGAGTTATCAATTGGCCGATAAGCAGATTGTTGTTGAGTTATTTTGCAAATGTTTATACGCGGGTTATTACATGTATGCCGGTCAAAGACGCAACGGGAGGCTTCAAATGCTTCAGGCGCGAGGTGCTTCAGTCTATTGATCTCGACAAAATCAAATCGAACGGATACTCGTTCCAGATTGAAATGAATTTTCATGCGTGGAAAAAGAATTTCAAGATTACGGAGATTCCGATTACTTTTGCCGACAGAGTGCAGGGTACGTCAAAAATGTCGCGCAAGATTGTGCGCGAAGCCGTATTCATGGTTTGGAAACTTCGCTTTCAAAGTTTACTCGGACTGAAAAATTAA
- a CDS encoding sugar transferase — protein sequence MNKKTEKILLLVTDFVTINITWFLFFYLRVNTGWFELISQPDFFLPMIAVYIYWLLIFIFVGMYRTWFALSRFDEISTLFKASFVGIFILFFLIVMDDYSTNGQMSFRLFILLYWGIFLFFVGSGRLLVRSLQRRLLINGIGRRKALIVGFNDKAKEILHSIKRHPEFGLDVVAFIATHKGHVGKSHDSIEVKGVIDELEKIIEQNDIRNVIIALDRHDEELIIKVIDKCDSTRVEIKMIADLYDIISGQARILQLYGSPLIDVMPELMPEWEKKIKRIMDIVFSLLLLIVTSPATILAAIAIKLESEGPVFYKQERVGMNGKIFKIIKFRTMIKDAEKHTGPVWSSKGDPRITKVGKFLRKVRLDEIPQAINVLKGDMSFVGPRPERPYFVEKLSKEIPLYKRRLKVRPGLTGWAQVKHKYDESIEDVKIKLRYDLFYIENMSLRLDFKIILRTVFVVLFGKGHYE from the coding sequence TTGAATAAAAAGACAGAAAAAATTCTTCTTCTCGTTACCGATTTTGTTACGATTAATATTACCTGGTTCCTTTTCTTTTACTTGCGGGTTAATACGGGGTGGTTCGAACTGATTTCGCAACCGGACTTCTTCTTGCCCATGATTGCGGTTTATATCTATTGGCTGCTTATCTTTATTTTCGTCGGAATGTACAGAACATGGTTTGCGCTTTCGCGCTTCGACGAAATCTCCACTCTTTTCAAAGCTTCGTTTGTCGGTATTTTTATTCTTTTCTTCCTTATCGTTATGGACGACTATTCCACAAACGGTCAAATGTCGTTCCGTCTGTTCATTCTTCTTTATTGGGGAATTTTCCTCTTCTTTGTCGGTTCCGGAAGATTGTTAGTACGGAGTTTGCAACGCCGGTTGCTGATTAACGGCATCGGTCGCAGGAAAGCTCTCATTGTCGGGTTTAACGATAAAGCAAAAGAAATTCTGCATTCGATTAAGCGTCATCCCGAGTTCGGATTGGACGTCGTAGCCTTCATAGCCACTCACAAAGGGCACGTAGGCAAATCTCACGATAGTATTGAAGTTAAAGGCGTTATCGACGAACTCGAAAAAATTATCGAACAAAACGACATTCGTAACGTAATCATTGCGCTGGACAGACACGACGAGGAATTGATAATTAAGGTAATTGACAAGTGCGACAGCACAAGGGTGGAAATTAAGATGATTGCCGACCTTTACGATATTATTAGCGGACAAGCACGGATTTTGCAACTCTACGGTTCGCCGCTTATCGACGTTATGCCTGAACTGATGCCCGAATGGGAAAAGAAAATAAAACGGATTATGGATATAGTATTCTCTCTGTTGTTGTTGATTGTTACTTCGCCCGCCACAATATTAGCCGCCATTGCTATAAAACTCGAAAGCGAAGGACCGGTTTTCTATAAACAGGAGCGCGTCGGAATGAACGGAAAAATTTTTAAGATTATTAAATTCCGTACGATGATAAAAGACGCCGAAAAACATACCGGGCCCGTATGGTCGTCCAAAGGAGACCCGCGAATTACAAAAGTTGGAAAATTTCTGCGCAAAGTTCGATTGGACGAAATACCGCAGGCTATCAACGTATTGAAAGGCGACATGAGCTTTGTGGGACCCCGTCCCGAAAGACCTTACTTTGTTGAGAAACTTTCCAAAGAAATTCCGTTGTATAAGAGAAGACTTAAAGTGCGCCCCGGTTTAACGGGCTGGGCGCAGGTAAAACATAAATACGACGAGTCGATAGAAGACGTCAAAATCAAATTGCGCTACGATTTGTTCTATATCGAAAACATGAGTCTTCGGCTCGACTTCAAGATAATTTTACGGACAGTCTTTGTAGTATTGTTCGGCAAAGGTCATTACGAATAA
- the lhgO gene encoding L-2-hydroxyglutarate oxidase, producing the protein MHDIIIIGAGIVGLATGLKLLETNPKLRILLIEKEARIAAHQTGNNSGVIHSGIYYKPGSLKALNCRRGYQMLLEFCEERNIEYKLTGKIITAVSKDQIPLLENIYNRGIENGLTGLKIIGPDEIKKIEPNAAGIKAIYVPQTGIVDFKKVAAAYLERILELDGKIELKASVKDIKIKTDNCEVITDKGTFVSKWVASCAGLHSDRIAKMTHPNLDIRIIPFRGEYYKVKNQSVVNGLVYPVPNPAFPFLGVHFTRMIGGELEAGPNAVLSFKREGYSKFDFNLKDSFDIFSWPGFYKVAFKYWKVGLGEFYRSFSKRAFVKELKRLMPSIEEDDLIPGGAGVRAQACSRNGGLLDDFYILEDERVVHVCNAPSPAATASLAIGEQISKTVLNKL; encoded by the coding sequence ATGCACGACATCATCATCATAGGCGCGGGGATTGTAGGACTTGCTACCGGATTGAAATTGCTGGAAACTAATCCGAAGCTGAGAATCCTTTTAATCGAAAAAGAAGCCCGTATTGCCGCGCATCAAACGGGCAATAACAGCGGCGTTATTCATTCCGGAATTTATTATAAACCCGGCAGTCTAAAAGCCCTGAATTGCAGACGAGGCTACCAAATGCTCCTCGAATTTTGCGAGGAAAGAAATATCGAGTATAAACTGACGGGTAAAATAATCACTGCGGTATCGAAGGATCAAATTCCTCTGCTCGAGAATATCTACAACCGCGGCATAGAAAACGGGCTGACTGGACTCAAAATTATCGGCCCGGATGAAATTAAAAAGATAGAGCCGAACGCCGCGGGTATCAAAGCCATTTATGTGCCTCAAACCGGAATCGTCGACTTTAAAAAAGTAGCCGCCGCTTATCTCGAAAGAATACTCGAACTCGACGGTAAAATAGAATTAAAAGCAAGCGTGAAGGACATTAAAATTAAGACGGACAATTGCGAAGTAATCACCGATAAAGGAACGTTCGTTTCGAAATGGGTGGCGTCGTGCGCGGGGTTGCATTCGGACAGAATTGCCAAAATGACTCATCCAAACCTGGATATACGTATAATTCCTTTTCGCGGCGAGTATTATAAAGTCAAAAATCAATCGGTCGTTAACGGGCTTGTCTATCCGGTGCCGAATCCCGCATTCCCGTTTCTGGGAGTCCATTTCACGCGTATGATCGGCGGCGAATTGGAAGCCGGTCCGAATGCTGTGCTCAGCTTCAAAAGGGAAGGTTATTCGAAATTCGATTTTAATCTTAAAGATAGTTTTGATATTTTTTCATGGCCCGGATTTTATAAAGTTGCATTTAAGTATTGGAAAGTGGGACTTGGCGAATTTTACCGCTCTTTTAGCAAAAGAGCGTTTGTGAAAGAATTGAAGAGATTAATGCCGTCAATTGAGGAGGATGACTTAATTCCGGGCGGAGCCGGCGTTAGAGCCCAGGCGTGCAGCCGAAACGGAGGTCTGCTCGACGATTTTTATATCCTGGAAGACGAGAGAGTCGTACATGTCTGCAACGCGCCTTCGCCTGCCGCAACGGCGTCTCTGGCTATCGGCGAACAAATTTCGAAAACCGTGTTGAACAAGTTATAG
- a CDS encoding glycosyltransferase: MKIFFLTARVPYPIDKGDKLRAFYQIKHLSEKHDVFLFAIDEDINFNPQDNPLMRLCAGIEVVPLPKQKIALNLISKLFSKLPFQVAFYYNQRIKKRINKAIKSFKPDVIFCQLIRPAEYLSEITNIPKIIDYVDIISKGIERRISKSNLFFKWLLNIEYKRVIEYEKSVFENFNKHIIISYEDRNYLPFEGREKVKVIPNGIDLNFFTHIEAEKTYDLFFSGNLSYPPNIDASFFIAKKILPKLLAQKNDVKVLIAGASPSRKVLSLSSDYITIKGWTDDVRDYYKSAKLFIAPMQIGTGLQNKILQALAMKIPCVASELTIKGLADGADEVIMVAKTPEDYVELIVKLLNDDKLCKDIAEKGYEYVKAYYDWENIANQFNEILMNISFEK, encoded by the coding sequence ATGAAAATCTTTTTCCTTACCGCCAGAGTACCCTATCCAATCGATAAGGGAGATAAACTGCGTGCTTTCTATCAAATTAAACACTTGTCAGAAAAACATGATGTTTTTTTATTTGCAATAGATGAAGATATAAATTTTAATCCTCAGGATAATCCTTTAATGAGATTATGCGCAGGCATTGAAGTAGTCCCTCTTCCTAAACAGAAAATTGCCTTAAATCTAATTAGTAAATTATTCTCCAAGCTCCCTTTTCAAGTGGCCTTTTATTATAATCAAAGGATTAAAAAAAGAATTAATAAGGCTATTAAAAGCTTTAAACCGGATGTTATTTTTTGTCAGTTAATACGCCCCGCCGAATACCTCTCTGAGATAACAAATATCCCTAAAATTATCGATTATGTGGATATTATTTCTAAAGGTATTGAGAGACGAATTAGTAAATCGAATTTATTTTTTAAATGGCTGCTGAATATTGAATATAAAAGAGTGATAGAATACGAGAAGTCAGTATTCGAAAATTTTAATAAACATATCATTATTTCATACGAAGATCGCAATTATCTTCCTTTTGAAGGCAGAGAAAAAGTAAAGGTAATTCCTAATGGAATCGATCTGAATTTCTTTACCCACATTGAGGCTGAAAAGACTTATGACCTTTTCTTTTCGGGTAATTTAAGTTATCCCCCGAATATTGATGCCTCGTTTTTTATCGCTAAAAAAATCTTGCCGAAATTATTGGCGCAGAAGAATGATGTAAAGGTACTTATTGCCGGCGCTTCGCCTTCACGTAAAGTTTTATCTCTTTCATCTGACTATATTACTATTAAAGGTTGGACGGATGATGTTCGCGACTATTATAAGTCGGCTAAATTGTTTATCGCGCCAATGCAAATTGGCACGGGATTGCAGAATAAAATATTACAAGCATTAGCTATGAAAATACCATGTGTTGCCTCCGAATTAACAATTAAAGGGCTTGCTGACGGCGCAGATGAAGTGATTATGGTTGCAAAAACACCGGAAGATTATGTGGAACTGATTGTTAAGCTTTTGAATGATGATAAATTATGCAAAGATATTGCTGAAAAAGGATACGAATATGTAAAGGCGTACTATGATTGGGAAAATATTGCTAACCAGTTTAATGAAATTCTTATGAATATATCTTTTGAAAAATGA